The Nitrospiraceae bacterium genome segment AAAAAGAGTAGTAGTTATAGATGATTCGATCGTAAGAGGGACAACAAGTAAAAAAATTGTAAAAATGCTAAGGGAGCAGGGAGGCGCAAAAGAAGTACATGTAAGAATAAGCTCTCCTCCTACAATTGGTCCGTGTTTTTACGGGATTGATACTCCGACAAGACAGGAACTGATAGCATCATCCCATTATGTAGAGGAGATAAGAAAGTTTATAACAGCAGACACACTTTCCTATTTAAGCATCGAAGGCATGAAGAGTCTGGTGCCTAACCCTGAAAATTACTGCTCAGCATGCTTTGACAACAACTATCCTATCTGCTTCCCAGGTGAACACCTCGAACAAATGGCTTTGTTCCTGAAATAAGTTGGTTTTGTTTTTATTTGGTATATATTCAAACAAAAAAGAAAAATTTATTTTTACTGGACTTTTACAGGGTTATCAACCTGCATCAAAAAAAGGCTCTTCTTGATTCTGCAAAATATCATCAGCCAGTAACTTTGTTACATGATTTTTTAAGATTGCGGCAGCATCAATATTGGGCTCTTTAAATTCAATAGCCATGCCTCTTGGAATCCTTGAAGGATTTTGCCCTGAAAGTGATTTTGTGTATATAACTATTCCGTCTAACGACAGTGCATCCATGTCTTTGATTGGGAAATTAACCTGAACATGTGAACCAACCGGCAGATGTTCTTTGCCGCTCAAAAATATACCTCTTTCTGAAAGATTTTCAGATTCAAAATCGAACTTATTGTTATTATGTTTAATTATAACTTTTTCATTAAAAGAAACCCTGATATGTTTTCTGGGTTTCCCTTCTGAACTGAAAAGGCAGTTCTGGAGAGTTGAATGTAATTGTTTTATTTTCAAGGGCTTTGTCAGATAATCATTACAGCCGAATTTTTTACATTTAGCTATTGTATCTTCGTCATATTCAACAGAAATCATTATTACAGGAATATTCGATGTCCTTAAATCACTCTTGATATGATTGAGTGTCTTAATTCCATCAAGTACAGGCATATGCACATCAAGCATCACAGCATCAGGAAGCATTGAAGTCATGATTTTTATTGCTTCTATTCCGTTTTCAGCTGAGATTGGATTAAAGCCCATTCTTTTCACTAACAAAGTGGTATACATCAGGAAGGTTTTACTGTCGTCGGCAACCAAAATTTTTTTCCTGTCGAAATCCATATGAAGAAAAGATTATCAGATTAAAGTCTTCGAGTCAAGATTGAAATATAAAATTTTTATTTTTTTATTTTATGCAGATATAAGAAAATATTTAATCCTGCAAAAAATATTGTGAGCATTATAATCAGGTCTCTCGGAAGATTTATATAAACTATTTTTTCTGCATAATAAGCTATGAACGAACCTGTGTAAGAAAGCGCAGGATCGTGTTTAGCTCTTAACCAGACTTCTAAATGTGTGAGCGGACAGTACCATCCTGAGACCTGAATTATTACCGCAAATGCAAGAGCTGAGATATGGATTATTTTTACGGTTTTATTTCTTGTTCCCCAGAATACGCCGAAGATTATAAATATTATCCAGAGAAAATGGATTATGACAACTGCATCAGCCAGAATTTTATAAAACATGACATTTTAAAATACAGGATCTATTTTTCGCACCACTGTCTTGCATTCTGGAATAATCTTAGCCATGGAGATACTTTTAATTTTTTCTTCCAGTCCTCAGGCATCCATGGCCACTGCCATTTTAAGAATGTTCTTTCAGGATGGGGCATTATTGCAAGATGACGGCCGTCAGAAGAACAGAGCGCTGCAATCCCGTTTAATGAGCCGTTAGGATTAAACGGATATTTATTAGTTACATTGCCTTGATCGTCAACATATCTGACAGGCGCAAGCCCGCTGCTTTCGACTTTTTTAAGAAAACTTTCATCAGGAAAATATGCCCTGCCTTCTCCGTGAGCAACCCATATTCCTAATATCGAGCCTTCCATTCCCTTGAGCATTATCGAAGGACTTTCAAATATTTTTACTGTCGAAAATCTCGATTCGAATCTTCCCGAGATATTATGAATAAACCGCGGCTGATCTTTGTCTTGTATCCCGCTCCACGGCACCCATCCAAGCAGAGCCATCAACTGACAGCCATTGCATACGCCAAGGCTGAATGTGTCAGGTCTTTCATAAAATTTCTGGAATTGTTCAAATATCTTTTTATTGAACTTGATAACTCCTGCCCATCCCTTTGCAGAATCGAGGACATCTGCATAACTGAATCCGCCGACAAATGCAATGCCCCTGAAATTATCCAGATTTACTCTGCCTTCAAGAAAATCTGTCATTGTCACATCCCATGTTTCAAAACCTGCTTGATAAAATGCAGAGGTCATCTCTCTGTCGCTGTTGCTGCCTTCCTCGCGTATTATTGCAACAGAAGGTTTTGTTTTATTTTTCATAACAGCGTCAGGAGTTATATCAGTAGAGAAAGTGAGTTTATATGAAGGCGAAGTCCTGTCAAAGATGTTTTTCTTTTCCTCGACAACGCATTCAGGATCTGCCTGAAGCCTGTCAAGCTGAGAGCTTGTCTCTTCCCATATGTCTCTTAAAACTCTCATGTCTTCATTTAATACAATCTTATTATTAATGTTTACGACAATATTTTTTTTCTCTGTAGTTTTTCCGATGATCTGAAAAGGCACAGAAAAATTCTTTAGGATATTCAGAATCTTTTTCTCATCTTCAGAAAGATATTCAAAAACAAGTCCGAGTTCTTCTGAGAATAGAATCTCAAGCTCTCTGCCTTTTCCATTTAAATCAATCTCCACTCCGCAGTTTCCAGAAAAAGCCATCTCAAGCAGAGTTGTTATTAGTCCACCGTCGCTTCTGTCATGGCCTGAGAGGATCAAATTTTCTGATATCAGTTCCTGAACAGCATTAAATGAATTTTTAAGAAGTTTTGAATTATCAACATCAGGAGATTCATTCCCAATCTGGTTATATACATGAGCAAGCGCGGTTCCGCCCATTCTGTTTTTGTTATTTCCTAAATCAATATAAATCAGCCTGCTCTTGCCGGGCTGTTTAATATCAGGAGTAATAACTTTTGTTACATCAGGGCAGGCTGCATATGCTGAGATAACCAGTGTGCCCGGAGATTTTACCATCTCGGTTTTTTTATTTTTGTCCGTGACTTTTGCTGCCATCGAAAGACTGTCTTTCCCCCCGTCGATTGCAATGCCTAATTCGAGCATTATGTCTCTTAAGGCAATTGCCGCATCAAAAAGTCTGGCTCCTTCGCCTGGAAGTTTTGCTGCCCACATCCAGTTGCCCGAGCATTTGATATCTTCAATAGCGCTTATCTTTGCCCAGACAATGTTTGTTAATGCCTCGCCCACTGTAAGCCGAGCAGCAGCAGAAGGATCTATTAATGTTTTTATTGGCTGCTCGCCTATTGATATTGCTGCGCCTGTATAATTATTTTTATCATCTGCAAAATGGCTCTGACTTATAACAGCAACATTAGAAACAGTCAGATGTAGAGGCCCTGCGCACTGTTGTCTTGCGATAAGCCCTGTGACGCATCTATCCACTTTATTTGTAAGAAATCTCTTTGAGCCAACAGACACAAGCCTCAACACCCTGTCCAATGCAGATTTGACAGTCAGACCTTCTGGCAGATTTAAAGGCTCAAGATGCGGCTTGATCCTGTCCAGCTTAAATGTTTTTTGCGGCATCTCTCCGAGGATTTTTTTCAGGTCAAGATTAACAGGCGTGCTTCCGTCAGTTTCATCATAAAGAATTATGTATCCGTCGCCTGTTATCTGTCCTATGAATGCGCACGGAACTTTTTCCCTTTTGCATATATCTTCGAAAAGTTCTGCATGTTCCGGTTTTATAAGAAGCGCGTTTTGTTCCTGATATTCAGCGCCCCAAAGCTCAAGGACTGAGAGGGTGTTGTCCCCTGATTGTATTTTTCTTACCTCTATCTTTGCGCCTGCAGGATAAATAATCTCTTTTACTACATTGCAATTTCCGCCAGCGCCCTGATCATGTATGCTTACAATTGGATTTTTCTCTCCCATCTCAACACATGCACGGATTACCCTGTTTACTTTTTGTTCCATCTCAGCGTCTCCGCGCTGAACAGCATTGAAATCAAGCTCAGCGATGTTTTCTCCCTGAATCATGCTCGATGCAGCGCCTCCGCCCATGCCAATCCTGTAAGCAGGACCCCCAATTTTTGTAACTAGCATTCCTTTTTCAGGTTCATTTTTCTCTGTGTGCCTTGCATCTATCTGGCCTACTCCGGCTGTGAACATTATCGGTTTGATCCATTCGCGCCTTTCTCCGTCAGGCAGTCTCATCCCAAAAGAGCGGGTGAATCCTTGAATCAAAGGTTCTCCGAATTTATTCCCATAATCAGATGCTCCGTTGCTTGCCTGAAGCTCAATCTGTAAAGGCGAAGCTAAATTATCTGGATACTCAAAACTTATATCTTCCCATGGAAGGCTGTAACCCGGGAGATTAAGATTCCCGACACAATATGCAGCGGTTCCTGCAACAACCAGAGATCCTTTGCCGGTTGCCTGAACATCCCTGATCCTTCCGCCTGTTCCTGTTTCTGCTCCGGGAAACGGAGCAACTCCGCTTGGAAAATTATGCGTCTCTGCTGTGAAGATAATATGATATTTAAGTTTTGCTTCTTTAAATTTTGAAAACTTCCCCTGAATTTCTGGGATGATTGTTTTTATATCATATCCCTTGATAGCGCTCGAGTTATCCTTAAATGCAATAACACTGTTATTAGGATTTGCCTTCAATGTTTGCTTGATTATCTGCATGAGTGTTTCTTTGATCTCTTTGTTGCCAACAATCAGTTTCCCTCTGAAAAACCAGTGTCTTGAGTGTTCGCTGTTTGACTGGCTTAAATCAAAGCATTCGACATTCGTAGGATTTCGCTTCAGGTCATTCACAAAAAGGTTGTAATAATAATTTAAGTCCCAGTCGTCAAGCCCGAGTCCCATCTCCAAATTTATTTTCTTTAAAGCATCGATTCCTTGTTCTATCATCGGGATTAAGAAAACAGGCTTTGATTTAATTCCTGTCTCGAATGTTTTCAGAGGTTCAGGATACTGGCACTCAGTCATTCGATCGTGGATCTCATACAGGAATTTATTTAGATTTTCTTTGCTCAGAGCAGCATCAGTTTTAAGTCTATATTTTCTTGAGCGTTCTATTCTTGTGATTTTTTTTAAGCCGCACGCTTGGCATACTGAAACAGCATTTGTTGACCATGCAGTCGTGAAATTCATTCTAGGGCCGACTTCAATAACAGAGTTAAAAGTTAAAAAACTTTTATCAGAAAAATTCTCAGGTTCGAAGGTCTCTGAAAGAAGCCATCTGAGGATATTGGTCTCTTCATCTGTGAGCGGAGAAATTGTCTCGATATTAAAACAGTATTCTGTTTCTATATCTTCTGCGGTTTCAGAAATATTTTCCTTAACAGCTTTTAAAAGGCTGTTCTTTTTTGTTTCTTCAAGAGCAGGTTTCCGATAAAGATGTAAAAGACTCATTTAAGACCGTATGCCTCCATAAATAGTAAAGGTGAGAGATTATAATACGAGTTTAATTTATTTTCCAAAAACTCTTTTATATATAAAATCAATATTCTTAAGATAATATTTCAGGTCGAAGATTTTGTTCAGGTCTTTTGCCTTAAGATATTTTTTTACATCCTTATCTTTAGAAAGCACTTTTTTGAAATCAGTCCCGCTCCTCCAGCTCTGCATAGCATTTCTCTGAACAATCTCATAGGCATTCTCTCTTGTCATGCCTTTTGATATCAGGCTTAGAAGCACGCGCTGTGAATTGTAAAGCTCAAAACTTTTTGCCATGTTCTTCTTCATTCTCTCGGGATAGACATGAAGACCCTCGAGTATGCCTTTCATCCTGTCGAGCATATAATCAACCAGTATTGTGCTGTCAGGGATTATTACGCGCTCGACCGATGAGTGTGAGATATCACGCTCATGCCAGAGTGCAATGTCTTCCAATGCAGCCATTGCATTTGAACGCACTAATCTCGCAAGACCTGAGATGTTCTCGCATCCAACAGGATTTCTCTTATGCGGCATTGCTGATGAGCCTTTCTGTCCTTTTGCAAAAGGCTCTTCTGCCTCTAATACCTCTGTTCTTTGGAGATGCCGTATCTCAACAGCGATTTTTTCAAGAGAGCCTGCTATCAATGCAAGCGCAGTCAGATATTCTGCGTGTCTGTCTCTTTGTATAATCTGTGTTGCAACAGGCTCTGGTTTGAGTCCGAGTTTTTTGCAAACCTTTTCTTCTATCGAAGGAGGAATGTTCGAGAAAGTGCCGACAGCGCCTGATAGTTTACCGATATTAATTATCTCTCTTGCGCGCTGCATCCTCGAAAGATTTCTCTTCATATCTTCATGCCAGAGAGCAAATTTCAGTCCGAATGTCATTGGCTCTGCATGAACGCCGTGGCTTCTTCCGATTGCAGGAGTGTTTTTGTATTTCAATGCCTGACTTTTCAAGACAGGCATCATGGCTTTTATGTCTTTGATAATAATGTCTGCTGCTTCTCTCATAAGAAGCGAAAGCGCAGTGTCAACAATATCAGAAGAGGTCAGCCCTTTATGAATGAATCTTGATTCAGAGCCGACATGCTCTGCAACACTCGTAAGAAATGCTATCACATCGTGCTTTACGACTTTTTCTATCTCGTCGATTCTTCTAACGTCAAACCTTGCCTTGTTTTTTATACGTGCAAGAGCATCCATCGGTATCCCTGCTTCTGATGCCCATGCCTCGCATGCAGCGATCTCAACATCAAGCCATTTCTGGTATCTGCTTTCAGGTTCCCAGAGTTTTCCCATTACAGGTCTTGTATAACGGGTTATCATATTTCCTCCTAATTATGCTCCTCTTTCAAGTCTTTCAATCAACGGCAAAGGCAATCCTGCATCGAGCATCTTTTTTTGTGTTGTGCTTATGTCATATTTTACTCTGATAAGTTCAACTTTTTCATCCTTAATGATTGCATAGCATGCCCTGGGGTCGCCGTCCCTGGACTGCCCGACACTTCCTGCGTTTATGATATATCTTTTTGTTTCTTCAATCCTTGCTGTATGTCTGCGAGTAATCATTTCACCATGAATGGAATATTCAATTATTGAAGACTGATGACTGTGGCCGATAAGACATATTTTTTGTTCGAAATGATGAAAATTCACTTCAGCATCCCATCTTGAGAGAATGTAGTTCCAGTTTCCCGGTTCTTTTGGAGTTGAATGAACAAGAAGAATATCTTCTTTTTCCAAGATTTTTACTAAAGGAAGAGATTTTAAAAATGAGAGAGAAGTTTTTCCCATGACTGACGATGTCCATTCAACAGCTGCTCTTGCATAATCATTAAAATTACTGACATCAGTAAGCCCTAATATTGCATAATCATGATTGCCTGCAATAATTTCCTCGCAGTTGTTTTTCAGTAATTTAACGCATTCATTCGGATTTGCCCCATAACCAACAGCATCGCCGAGAAACAAAATATCTTTTATTTTTCTCAGCTTTATGTCCTGGAGTACTGCGCGCAGAGCTTCCTCATTGCCATGGACATCTGAAATCACAGCGCAGTTCACTATTCTGCCTTGTTTTTTTTTGTTTTTTTTGCAATCTTGTCAAGGATGCCGTTTATGAATGATGCAGACTCAAAGGTAGAATATTTTTTTGCTATCTCTATTGCTTCGTTTATAGTTACCGCAGCAGGTATGTCATCACAGAAAAGAAGTTCGTAAATCGCGGATCTCATGATGTTTTTGTCAACAACAGCTATTCTGTCCGGAATCCAATGTTCTGTTGTTTTTTTGATGAGATCGTCTATCTCATCCTGTTTTTCAAGTGTGCCGTTTATTATCTTTTTTGCGAATTTTATTATCTCTGTATCTTCCTGCTTGTCTGAAAAAAATTGATTCATACTGTTCTTTGCCTCTTTCTTATCAGAAAAATCATTCTGGAACAGAAACTGCAGGACATATTCTCTTGAAAGACGGCGTTTCATACGATAAAGAAAGGCTTAGATAAAAATTGAAGACTAAAGATTTTTTGCTCCAGACTCATAATCTCTTAAGGAGTTGTGCCATCTCGATTGCTGTTATAGCTGCGTCCCAGCCCTTATTTCCGCTCTTTGTTCCTGCTCTTTCAACTGCCTGCTCAATGGTGTCTGATGTAATAACTCCGAATGCTATTGGGACACCTGTTTCCATGGATACATGTGCGATGCCTTTTGATACTTCAGATGCAACATACTCAAAATGCGGAGTTGCGCCTCGTATTACAGCGCCGAGACATATCACTGCATTATATGTTCCTTTTGATGCAAGTCTTTTGGCTGCCAGAGGAATCTCGAATGAGCCAGGCACTTTTGCAACATCAATATCATCCTTGTTTGCTCCATGACGAACAAGGGCATCTATTGCGCCGTCAAGAAGTTTGCCGGTTATAAAGTCATTGAATCTGCTTACAACGATTGCGAATTTTAATCCTTTTGCCTGTAATTCGCCTTCGATTATTTTCATAAATCCTCCTAATTCCGAATTTACGGGTGTTTAAGATGTAACTATTATATACATAAAAAATTAATTTTGCATGTAGAAGCTTGGTTATACAAGGTTAATATAGTAAAATATAAATCACTAACAATATGCCGATAAAAAAATGGATAAAGAGCGCGAACTTTGCAATCGAAGGCATACTTCATGCCTCTAAAACACAGAGACATCTAAGATATCATTTTTACAGCGCTGTATTAGTTCTTCTTCTTAGTTTTGTCCTTGGTGTTACACGCACAGAATTTCTGATAATATCACTTGCTGTTATTGCGGTTCTTCTTTCAGAGATGTTCAACACTGCGATCGAGACAATGGTTGATATTCTTTCTCCGGCTCACAGCGAAAAGGCAAAGGTAGTAAAGGATATAGCAGCAGGCGCTGTATTTGTTACTGCATTTGGCGCTGCAATCATTGGCTACATAATTCTTTTCCCATATGTTCTGAATGTAATGGAAAAGGGTTTTTATATTAAAAAGCACTCGAATGAAGAGATAACCATAATAGCTGTTGTAATTATCCTGATACTCGTCGTGATAACAAAGACATATTTTCAGAAAGGACATCCTCTAAGAGGAGGGATGCCGAGCGGTCATGCTGCTATAGCATTTTCTGTGTGGATGTCTGTGACCTATATAACTGGAAATATCTTTGCCTCGGTTCTCTGCTTTGCGTTGGCTCTGCTGATAGCTCAGAGTCGTGTTGCAAAAAAAATTCACAATAAGCTTGAAGTTGCAATCGGCGGTCTGGTGGGAGCAGGGATAACTTTTGCGCTTTTCAGGATCTTTTCTTAGATATCAGGCCTGAATTACAGATGTCTTATTATTTTTGTTTTCTGCTCAATAAGTTTGTAATCGAATTTTTGCGGTTTTCTTCCAAAACATGTGCCGAGGCTTTCGAAGAGCCCAATCTCTTTTATATCAACCTCTCTTCTTTTTATTGCCTCAGTTGTCGGGATGTAATGAATGTTATTACCTTCGACATCAACAACAGTGCTGCCTTGTTTTCCTTCAAGAAGCAGAAGCACTGCCGCAGCTCCAGCCCTCTGGCCAAAAACTACGTCAAATGATGATGACTGGCCTGAGCGCACAAGATGTCCGGGCGTGACTTCCCTAACCTCCGGTATCTCATAAACTCCGGGTGCATACATCCCTGTCTTCTTCATGAACTCTAATACAACAGGATCGTTTTTCAAACGCTTTTCAAGCTGCTGTTTTACATATTTTCCTGCGCCTGCAAGCTTTTTGTGGCCGAATGCATCTACGCCTGCAGATTCATCGTAGAGTATTTCACCGCTTGCTGTCTGTATGCCCTCTGCAGCAACAATGATATATGTCCCTGCCTTAACATCACTTCTTATCACTCTGTTAAAAAAAACTGTTTTCATGTGCTCATATACAACATCAAAATCAACAGGGATTTCAGGAAGCAAAATGCAGTCTGCTTCAGCTCCCAGTCCGCCTCTAAAAGCAGTATGACCGACATATCTTCCGAATACCTCCATAACAATAATCCTGTTATGACTCATTCCGGTTGTCTTAATGTCTCTTGTGAAAACAGATATTCTGTTTATTGCTGAATCTCCTCCAACGCTATAAGGCTGAAGGTCGAGGTCCATTGTTTTTGGAACATGGATGCATGGTATGCCCTGAGATGTCAGATCAACAACAACACTGCCAGTGTCGTCTCCGCCGCTTATAATCAAGGCATCAATCCCGAATTTTTTTAATCCGTCTTTTATGCGTTCGTATTTTTTTTCGTCTTTTATCTTGCTTATCTTTACTCTTGAGTGGCCTGCCTCCGAACCAGCAAGCGATGCCTCAATCCTGCTCACCCTTTCTGCATTCAGAACAACAACCTGCTCTAAACCAATAAGATTATAAAGACCTGCATATCCATTAGGTATAACAACTGATTCTATTCCATAAAAATATGCTTCTCTTGCAATGCCCTTTATAACTGCATTAAGACCTCCGCAGTCTCCTCCGCTTGTTATAACTCCGATCCTCTTGATGCCTGCCATAAAACCTCCCTGTTATCTAAGTGAAAATTGGTTTAATAAAAGTTGGTTAGAATCTAGTTACATTATGTTTAATTTTATGTCAGCAGTCAAGTAAAACGGATTGACTTAAAAAAGAATCCTTACTATTATTGATAATAATTATAATTTGTTATCTCCTAGAAGAAAAACATGTCAGATATAAAAACAAATAACAACCTTCTTGAATACAGCTTCAAAGAAAATCCATTCGAGTCTCTTTATGTTGATATTACAAAACGCTGCAATATGGAATGCAGTTACTGTTTTAATCCTGAAAGATCTCCAGAAGATATGCCGCTTAAGGATTTTGAACTTCTCTGCTCCAGCCTTCCATTCCCTGTTATGATAAAACTTTCTGGAGGTGAACCGACTCTTCATCCGGAATTCCCTGAATTTATAAAAACTGCGTTCAAATACGGCCACCGTATCTATGTTATCTCTAATGGACTTCGCTATACTGAACCAGGATTCCTTGATATTTTAATGAAAATAAAAAGATCGGGGGTAAGGTTTTCTATCGGTATCTCAATGGATGGGGGTTATGCTAATAGACATGCATATGAAATGATTAACGGCAGGGACTGCATGCAGCTGAAGCTCGATTCATTCAAGGCAATGGTTAACTCAGGGCTGGGACGCATGTCCTTAACAGCGATAATTTTGAGGGGGCTGAATGAGGATGTGATCCCTCAGCTTATAGAACTTGCCTTAAAAAATGACAGGTCAATCAGATATGTTCATTTCAGAAATGCAGGCAATGTGGGAAGACACAAAGAGACAAAACCTTATTCCATAGAAGAACTTAAAGACATGACCCGGGTTTTGTTTAATGAACATCAGTTCCAGCAAAGATGCATTGGAGAATCTCACTGCTCTCTTGAGACAGGCAGAAACTGCTGTTACCGTTTCCGTCCTACTGACAGGCTCCAAATATCTTTGTTAGAGTTTTACACAGAAAAGGCTTTTCTCTGTCATAAAAGAGGCAGGATAAAGGTTGGTTCAAGAAAGATAGAACCTCTTTTTTTCAGTATGGATACGCCTTCGCCTGTAAATGTATGAGTTATTGACTCAACAGGTAAGCATAAAAATCAATAAGTTCGGATGGATGACTAATCTTTAAAGATTTAGATACAACTCATGACAGTAATTGTGGTAGTATCTGACTCAGTTTCTGGATTTACCTAATCTCGGCAAAAGGGAGGTGGTAGAAGGCCAGTGGCATAGTGCCGAAGTTTAACCGACATATTGCAAGTACTAACATTTTTTTTGCTATGGAGGATACAAAATGTCTGATAAAGAAGGTTCATCAAGCCAGGGAAATCAGGATTGGGATGCCACACAGTGGCATGTAGTAGAAAAAGGAGATACGCTTTCGAAGATATCAGCCAAATATTATGGCGATGCAAAACTTTATATGAAGATATTCGAGGCTAATAAAGACATCTTACGTGATCCTAACTTAATTAAAGTTGGACAAAAGCTTCGTATTCCGTGAGCTTATTAAATTTAAATTATCCAAGGAGGATATTAATAATGAGAAGACACATACCGACACTGATAGCAGTTTTTTTATGTATGGGGCTTATGATTGCCTGCGCTAATTTGAAAGAGCCGGCAATGAACGCTCTTAAGGCAGCAGAAGATGTAGTTAAGGGAATCAACAAGGAAGATGCCGTGAAGTATGCGCCGGAGAAATTTGCGGCTATAGAAAAAGGAATAGCCTCAGCCAAAGAGAACATTGCAAAAGGCGATTTTAAGGCAGCAATCGCAGCAGCGAAAGATATCCCGGCTCAGGCAAAAGAAGTTGCAACAGCAATTGCTGAGGCTAAAAAAGCTGAACTTGCAAAAATATGGGAGAGCGCAAGTGCGGGGCTTCCTAAGATATTCGAGCAGGTACAGAGCAGAATAGATATATTCTCCAAGAGCAAGGCAAAGAAGGCTGTTGCTGAAAAAGCAAAGACAGAACTTGCAGACGCGAAAAAATCATGGACAGACGCTCAGGAATTATATAAGAGCGGAAAGACAACAGAAGCGGCTGATGCTGTTAAATCTGTAAAAACCAAAACATCTGAATTACTCAAGGGGCTCGGCATGCCGGTTCCTGCTGCGCTTAACTAAAAATACAATCAAATCTTAATTTAAAGAGAGGTGCGGCAAAATTGCCGCACCTCTCTTTTTTAATTATTTTTTCACTTCGGTGTCAAAAAAGGTTTTAAAACCTCGTTTTTCTACCTGACTATTTTAAAGAGATGTCCAAGAGTCCTGTTTTCTCTTAAAAAGCTTGAAATGTTTGTTTTTCAACAGTTTTCTGATTATAGATATGAGTAACGAGATGCTTATTGTGATATACTATTGTATGCCTTACGTGAAGATAGGCTGCTGTGGATTTATTAATGATGACTGGAAAGGGACGTTTTATCCTGAGAAACTTTCAAAAAAACAGTGGCTAGAATATTATTGCAAGAAATTCCAGACTTTGGAACTGGATACAACCTTTCATAAACTTCCTGAAAAAGAGACTTTCTCAAGGTGGCACAGTGAAACACCCGGCAATTTCTCAGTTTCCTTAAAAGGCAGCAGATTCATAACACACGTAAAAAAATTAAAATCACCGCTTGAACCTCTTGATGTATTCTTTTCAAGAGTTACTGCTTTAAAGGATAAGCTTGGCGTTGTTCTGTGGCAGTTTCCGCCTGATTTTAAGGCTGATACCAATAAGCTGGCTATCTTTATTCAGGCATTGGGTGAGTACAAGGTTAAAAATGCGGTTGAGTTCAGGGATAAAAGCTGGCTTACAAAAAAGATATTTTCTCTTCTTGAAAAAAACAA includes the following:
- a CDS encoding radical SAM protein, producing MSDIKTNNNLLEYSFKENPFESLYVDITKRCNMECSYCFNPERSPEDMPLKDFELLCSSLPFPVMIKLSGGEPTLHPEFPEFIKTAFKYGHRIYVISNGLRYTEPGFLDILMKIKRSGVRFSIGISMDGGYANRHAYEMINGRDCMQLKLDSFKAMVNSGLGRMSLTAIILRGLNEDVIPQLIELALKNDRSIRYVHFRNAGNVGRHKETKPYSIEELKDMTRVLFNEHQFQQRCIGESHCSLETGRNCCYRFRPTDRLQISLLEFYTEKAFLCHKRGRIKVGSRKIEPLFFSMDTPSPVNV
- the nusB gene encoding transcription antitermination factor NusB, translated to MKRRLSREYVLQFLFQNDFSDKKEAKNSMNQFFSDKQEDTEIIKFAKKIINGTLEKQDEIDDLIKKTTEHWIPDRIAVVDKNIMRSAIYELLFCDDIPAAVTINEAIEIAKKYSTFESASFINGILDKIAKKTKKNKAE
- the ribE gene encoding 6,7-dimethyl-8-ribityllumazine synthase, producing MKIIEGELQAKGLKFAIVVSRFNDFITGKLLDGAIDALVRHGANKDDIDVAKVPGSFEIPLAAKRLASKGTYNAVICLGAVIRGATPHFEYVASEVSKGIAHVSMETGVPIAFGVITSDTIEQAVERAGTKSGNKGWDAAITAIEMAQLLKRL
- a CDS encoding diacylglycerol kinase, with the translated sequence MPIKKWIKSANFAIEGILHASKTQRHLRYHFYSAVLVLLLSFVLGVTRTEFLIISLAVIAVLLSEMFNTAIETMVDILSPAHSEKAKVVKDIAAGAVFVTAFGAAIIGYIILFPYVLNVMEKGFYIKKHSNEEITIIAVVIILILVVITKTYFQKGHPLRGGMPSGHAAIAFSVWMSVTYITGNIFASVLCFALALLIAQSRVAKKIHNKLEVAIGGLVGAGITFALFRIFS
- a CDS encoding 6-phosphofructokinase yields the protein MAGIKRIGVITSGGDCGGLNAVIKGIAREAYFYGIESVVIPNGYAGLYNLIGLEQVVVLNAERVSRIEASLAGSEAGHSRVKISKIKDEKKYERIKDGLKKFGIDALIISGGDDTGSVVVDLTSQGIPCIHVPKTMDLDLQPYSVGGDSAINRISVFTRDIKTTGMSHNRIIVMEVFGRYVGHTAFRGGLGAEADCILLPEIPVDFDVVYEHMKTVFFNRVIRSDVKAGTYIIVAAEGIQTASGEILYDESAGVDAFGHKKLAGAGKYVKQQLEKRLKNDPVVLEFMKKTGMYAPGVYEIPEVREVTPGHLVRSGQSSSFDVVFGQRAGAAAVLLLLEGKQGSTVVDVEGNNIHYIPTTEAIKRREVDIKEIGLFESLGTCFGRKPQKFDYKLIEQKTKIIRHL
- a CDS encoding LysM peptidoglycan-binding domain-containing protein; the protein is MSDKEGSSSQGNQDWDATQWHVVEKGDTLSKISAKYYGDAKLYMKIFEANKDILRDPNLIKVGQKLRIP
- a CDS encoding DUF72 domain-containing protein codes for the protein MLIVIYYCMPYVKIGCCGFINDDWKGTFYPEKLSKKQWLEYYCKKFQTLELDTTFHKLPEKETFSRWHSETPGNFSVSLKGSRFITHVKKLKSPLEPLDVFFSRVTALKDKLGVVLWQFPPDFKADTNKLAIFIQALGEYKVKNAVEFRDKSWLTKKIFSLLEKNNVALCISDWPDFLCELPATADFVYIRRHGIDGKCSSCYTTDQLKKDARMINRFVKNGRDVMIYFNNITNGNAPNNARELSSFIK